In Carya illinoinensis cultivar Pawnee chromosome 16, C.illinoinensisPawnee_v1, whole genome shotgun sequence, a single window of DNA contains:
- the LOC122298905 gene encoding uncharacterized protein LOC122298905 — protein MDKSWMQVPNRFTSREYGEGINKLLTMAKQNAPASNTFRCPCRRCHNNFFRPLEEVEDHLFTIGIDPSYTHWIFHGEGENFNVSSSDDDEETINSSENYVDDMDEMIDDIRAGSFMDHADREHGPSSSDPSMTDGQSKNFHQLFEDAKCPLYPSCRKFSKLSFIVKLLHIKTIGGWTIKSFNMVLQLLKSAFPEIEIPNSYHEARRLERGLGFTYVKIDACPNDCMLFWKDDADKEVCSKCNESRWMSTRLKKGKIPQKVLRYFPLIPRLQRLFMSKNIAKSMKWHKVERVDDQSTLRHLADSKLWRQFDKDHRWFAEDARNVRLGLASDGFNPFNNLSKPYSI, from the coding sequence ATGGACAAGAGTTGGATGCAAGTGCCAAACAGGTTCACATCACGTGAATATGGTGAAGGGATTAATAAACTCCTCACCATGGCAAAACAAAATGCACCTGCAAGTAATACCTTCAGGTGTCCATGTCGAAGATGCCATAATAACTTTTTTCGACCACTAGAGGAAGTCGAAGATCATCTATTCACGATAGGTATTGATCCAAGTTATACACATTGGATCTTTCATGGGGAAGGTGAAAATTTCAATGTGAGTTCGtcagatgatgatgaagaaacAATTAATTCAAGTGAGAATTACGTTGATGATATGGATGAGATGATAGACGACATTCGGGCTGGATCATTCATGGACCATGCAGACAGGGAACATGGCCCAAGTTCTTCTGATCCTTCAATGACTGATGGCCAATCAAAAAATTTTCACCAATTGTTTGAGGATGCGAAATGTCCACTGTATCCAAGTTGCCGAAAgttttcaaagctttcatttatAGTCAAGCTGCTTCATATTAAAACAATTGGTGGGTGGACTATCAAGTCATTTAACATGGTCTTACAATTGTTAAAATCTGCTTTTCCAGAAATTGAGATACCTAACTCATACCACGAGGCCCGACGCCTAGAGCgtggtttgggttttacttatgTCAAAATTGACGCATGCCCAAATGACTGCATGCTATTTTGGAAAGATGACGCGGACAAAGAAGTTTGTTCTAAATGCAATGAGTCAAGGTGGATGTCAACCAGGCTGAAGAAGGGGAAGATTCCCCAAAAGGTCTTACGATACTTTCCTCTTATACCCAGATTACAAAGATTATTTATGTCGAAGAATATAGCAAAATCTATGAAATGGCATAAAGTAGAACGAGTTGATGACCAGAGTACTCTAAGGCATCTTGCTGATTCTAAGTTGTGGAGGCAATTTGATAAAGATCACCGTTGGTTTGCAGAAGATGCTCGCAATGTCAGATTGGGTCTAGCTAGTGATGGTTTCAACCCATTCAATAATCTGAGCAAACCGTATAGCATATAG